ttttttaaaaaaggttgcctTCTTTCTGATATTAtaaccatttatttttaaaagcagatgatTATTAATTGTCCAAAACAGACCTTTAAATACTGCCTTTTAGATAGTTAAGTACGAATTCTATAGAATCAAACAGCAAATCACACTGTCATTTATCATGCTAGATTTAATACAAAACTCCAAAGTCAACTCTAATTTCCCATGcccagcaaaaaaagcaaaaatctgGCCTATGGGCAGCCCATGCTTAGTACTTACCATTCATAAGCACTTTGAGCTGCTTGTCATAGAACTCTGCTTCTTTTTGAGAAATGAGAGCACATTCGGCGCACTGGCGCACGGGATCAACAAAGCACATACGAGGAAGAGGCACTTTCTTGCTGCAGCATTTGTCACAAAAACACTTTCCGCATCTCCTGCAGTGGTGCTGGGGGGAGGGCAAGGagaaacaaaggaaaaactgTATCAGCAAAGTCGGAGCTTTGTGTTAAAACCGATGGCTCTAGCATATGACTGAAACGCAATGAGAGATAAATATAGTATGCAGCGCTTGGGGGATGGAGGGGATAGCCTTGATATGCCTAGTTAAAGAGTGCCAGAATGATTGTCAAAATGAAAGCTATGGAAAAGTGTATTTTGATCTAGGTGAATCAGGAAGCGCTGCCTTTTCAGATTTATAATGCACAACAATAATTGCTTCCCCTCTTCTACTAACGCTCAAGTCTACTTCTTTGAAATTGTAGTTATCAAGAACATTAAAATGTTCTCCCTTTTCCTTGTTCTGATAAAGCATGCAACATTCAACATGCTTGAAGTGTCAACACTGTGAAATTCATGTTTAAGCACTCAACTTCACTGCAGGGGAAGAGCAGAAACCTGCAAGCTATTCTCAAAATGTAATATGCTACAGTGTGTTCCCTATCTTAGTCTCTGAACATCCTATATAGCACTCTAAGTGAGCGGTCACTGGTTCCCAGGATGACTTAAAGTGAATAATTATGTATTGCAAGTCtgaaaaaaaagaaagctgaatATAGATTAAAGATGTGTCAAAGTTTCCCACTCCAAGATTTTAAAATTAGCAAAAGATGGCAGCCTTGTGGCAATATTTACTAGTTAATGTGTAGTAAGGTAAAGGCCACATTAAACTAATCCATAGTTTAATAAGACATCAAGACATTGCAATGTACCTCTGGCtcatgctcccccctccccctttcctttccctacACAGCTGAGAGGTGGCATTCAtaagtttctgttttgtttgtttgttgtagtCAACGACTTTCCTCAGGAGACCCATTGTAATAAATGGACCCTAGTTAGTCAGTGGCTGCATTCTGAGTAGatgttagttgaatacaaccctttgTCCCAACTGACAGTGGCTAACAGTCATTATGGTTTAACTGAAACAAACTATAGTGCTGACCAGTTTGTCTAGAGGTTAAGGAGAAGTGGGATGATTCCAAACTTCTCCTGGTCATGAAAGAGGATGTTTTTTCTGGGAGTGGGAGAAGCGAACAAGTCCAAAGCTCACTGCAGCTCATTCAAGTTTTGCTAAACTATGGCAACTGACAATTGCTGTGAGTGAAATACACACATAGGAAGGAGCTTCAATACAATTCATACTGCAGCAGCTCAAGGTGGACAAATTATAACATAAAACTAAAGAGGGGCTTTTGTCACTAGCTATTATAAGTAAAGTGCTCAGGGGAaaacttttcctttccccccaaaagcagccCAGCTGTCACATTCATATGCCTAATTCTGGATCATGGCCAGTGACTATGCCAATTTTGCCGCGGAACAAGATTTCGTATTTTGGTGTATTTTTTGCGTTTATCTTCTTACCTTTCTGGTTATGAAGTCAAACTTTGCATTGCACTGCATGCATCTGGGACACTAGAAGATAGTAATGGAAAATATGGGAAGACTTGTGCCCAAAACTAAAGGAATGCATTTAGTACTTCATCAACATATTTATATGCATTTACTTCTATTGTGTCCTAGTCTTGTctgtagaaaaacacacacaagttaGAACTGGAATTACTGAAAGGTATTTAAAGAATAACCTCATCTGCCCATTACTTTTCAAGTAGAAGATTTCATAGTACAACTAGGAAGGGGGCCCAGGACCCTCCATATAttgtcgaactacaactcccatcatctgacaactggccatgctggctagggctgatgggacttaggagtccaacaacatcttaagGCTCATGTTcccaacccctgctttagagcTGTATATACAGTATAGTCCATATGGTAGATTCAACTACACAAAGCAGACAGACTACAACAGGGAATATGCAAACCAACATGAAGTTTACCTGTGACTTTTCTTTCTAAGAGACCTCTCAATGGATACTGTTATTATCGATAAAAGATACTGAGAAACTGTGATTACCAATAAATTCATTTCACACATCCTTTTGTCTTATATAAACATGAAGTTCCTGGGGAACCTGATTCCTTTGTAAGCAAGataaaagccaatttttctgCTAACCAGGTGCAAAGGGTCTCAAGGCTCAAAAAGCCATTTAAGCTCATGCATACCTGACATTGTTATTGAACGTGGAACAGCATTCTCTCAGATTCAGTCATGTCTCATCTCACCTCAATACCCTCCTCTGAGGCCTGCATTTGACCTGACTCCCTCACCAACATTCTTTATTATCTCTGTTGGGTATTCCCTCTTTGACTGCTTTACACATACCCAACCATCCTGTCGCTCTGTCTCTTGATCCCCCCATGCCTTGCAGTTCCCTGATGCAACAGCTGCCTCAGAAGACTTGTCTGGTCTTCCGCCACTTCTACCTACTTCTGAGACTCCACAGCTTCTACCTTCAGTCTTCCTCAGGCCTTGACTTGCTCATGAGTCAATAAATTATGACCACTCCTTCTACCTTTTTGCTGAAAAATGGTTTAAGCTCCACTCATCCCCCATCTTGATTTACAGCAACTGTTTTCTCTCTGACCTTCCGTTAACACATCTCCTCCAGCTTGTCACCTCTCTCAGGAACTCCACAGCCAAAATAACCCGCTACTTAGCCTCTCCTTTAGATTCCTGTGCTGGCTTCTCATCAGCTCCCACACCCAGCACAAACTGCTGCTGATCCTTAACTCGGAGCGTGTAATTTCAGAGTTGGTGCTTGGTGAGGAAGCAGCCAAATCCACACACATtagcagaatgaggtggccaaaaaGAACAGGTCAGGTTACCACCAGAATAGAGTTCAGATTACAGGTGGGATTATTAGCTTCCGAATGCTCTTCCCCATCCGCCGCACTAACACACCCAAAaatcctccctgcaaacaaaaaaAGCTAGCACGTCAATTTCAAGCAGAGGAATGAGGAACTGAtgaccctccagacattgcaGGATGTCCAACTCCACCCATGGGCTGGGGTTCATGGGAGCTGGACTCCAGCAAACCTCCCAAGGGACTCCTTGCCACTCCTTTCGGTGCCTCCTAAAAACATTCTTGTCCagacaagcctgcccagatgCTTCGAAAGCCGAGGTCAAAATCTTTCCTATGCTTTTAAGCATGGAATTTttctagatatatatatagagagagaaattTCATGCTGAAAagaatgaaaaacacacacacacacacacacacacacacaccagaaatggCTCCCAGCTGCAGCACACACCTTGGCGCAAGGCGCTGGCTTTCTACTTGCAGGGAAGCTACCGTGATCATCTTTTATAATTGGAAGGGACCGTAAGGGCCAGCTTGTCCAACCCCTCAGGAACGCAGTGAGACTGTGCTATTGTGATGTTctgttttgattattattattatgccccgtaaattatgttcttaatgctGTGCACCGCCCTGGGGTCTCTGGATacaaagggcggtatataaaccgAACAAATAAATGATATCTATATGAAGCGAGGACATTCCGCGAAGGGCCCAACCGGGGGGCTGTCAGGGCAGGGCCCTCCTTCTCCAGCCGAGGCGGGGAAAGAGAGACCCTGAGGCGGGCGAGGCGAGGGAGAGCcaagcccagtttagggaaggtttttctGAGGGGGGTGTCTCCCTTCCCCCGAGGTTCCTCAGGCGGGATTTCTGAGGGGAATCTCTATGGGGAGCGGCTGGAGCCTCGCCTTCCCCGCCCTGCGCTGCCTCCGTTACCTCCTTATCGGGCACCCACGGCGGCTCCTCCAGCCCGAAGGGGCTCCCTGCCGAGCGGCTCTCGGGCACCATCCGGAGCCCGCTGGGAGAGCGGACCAGCTTCTTGGCGTCGAGGGCCTCCCGGCCCGACATCTTTCGCctcacagccgccgccgccgctcggcGACTCGCCCGAAGCCACCAGCTCGTGGCAAGGCCGCCCCCCGCCAATCAAGCCGCCCAATGAAATTCTTTCAAAAAGCCCTTGTCCTTTCCGCCCCGCCCACCAACCTCGGTCTGTTGTTTTTCCCCACCGCGGGGAGGCGCTGAGGGACGTCCACGCCCGTCGACGGTACTCTTTTGAGCCAATCACCGTCGGCTCGTGAAGGACCGTCGCGCCCGGAATGGGAGGGGGGAGCTCCAGCGCGTGCGCAGTTTGCAAGAGAACGTTTGCAGGAAACCGTACACTCTTCGCCCTTTCTGATTGGCTGTGAGGTCTCTGAAGCGTTCCCGGATTGGCTCGCGCGCAGCGCGGGCTACGATGGCTCGCTAAGGGGTGGTTTGCAGGTTTGCAGTTGCAATGCAAGTCCTGCTCTCTGGCGTTGCGTGAGTGCGGCTGCAGTTGCAGTTGCGGTAGGTTGTTTCCGTGTAACGTGGTTGTTCCTCAGGGACAAGGGGGAAAAGCACACAATTTAAATTAggggccaagggatggaaagatcacgaggctccaaaaataacagattggcaaatcaaattacaggaattggtggagacggctcaattgactagcaaactcagaggaatctcaaagcgaaaatttgcaggaaaatgggatggttatagaagatatgttcaaaaatacaataatagttttgactccgtgctagcgttagagtgataaaggaactaaaacgAGGTggacaattaaggatttattacgttttcagaatgtattggaaaatttgtatagaaaggtttattgttttgtgtatgttcgattgtaagataaaatatatgcaaagggacttgactggaagtcaaagttgaagaaaagattttgtaagataaaagggggggaaatatttactttcattattatcattgtgggtgtctgcacatatgtgtgtttttgtatggaatgtttgggaggaaataagatggTAAATAACAAATGACagactaaatattgatgtatgtaatttttattccttaattatatttagtggtagtatggttgtattgttttttgtaacataaaataattcaataaaaatttaaaaataaaaattagttgCAGAGGACCTTGGCTTCTGCTTGGGGGCCTTTGGAGTTTTGCTCTCTTGCATGCTTGATCGGCTGCAGCCGCTGCACATGCTGAAGAATCGCAGGAGAAAACCCTCCCTGGCTTCATTAGACATGCAGAGGCTAGAGTAGGCGCccctaaactcggccctccagatgttttgggactacagttcccatcatccctgaccaccgatcctgttagctagggatgatgggagttgtaggccaaaaaacatctggagggccgagtttggggatgcctgggctgGAGAGTGCTTAGGACTACAAATTTACTTGGAGGTGAGTCGGGTGGCTAATTTGAAACACTGAGAGCATGACGCAAGAAGTATGCAACCCAATCCAAAGTTTATTCCTAGATATGTTTCTGTATATTTATTTTCCTACGCTTCTACCAcaggcaggacatgagcacaatagcactttcATGCTAGTGAGCCACAGCACCTGGGATTCAAAGAAACACCTTCTGCTATACTGGAGGAAATATAAGCACCGTGACTAGCAGATCCGATAGCCTTAAACTCCctgaattcatctaatcctcttttggagACATCTAAGTAGGTGACCATCAGAACATGTTGTGGTAGCAAATTGCATCCTTTAAAtacgtgctgtgtgaagaagtccttcctggATGAAGGagctaagaattattattataatatattattattattattattattaatcccccacccatctgactgggttgccccagccactctgggaggcttccaacacatataaaaacataataaaatgtcaaatattaaaaacttcctgatacagagctgccttcagatgtcttctaaaggttgtgtagttctttatctccttgacatctgacgggagggtatTCTGCAGGGAGGGcactgagaagaccctcagagctggacttcagtgtccaggctgaacagtgggggtggggtggagatgctcctacaggactgaggccatttagggatttaaaggtcagcaccaacacttttaattaagCTCGGAAACGTACCGGGAGCCAGTGTAAGTTATGTGGTCctagcagccgctcccagtcaccagtctagctgccgcattctggattagttgtagtttctgagtcaccttcaagtTGGCATACTTGTGTCTCCAGGAGTTCTCTCCAGGCACTGGGCCAGACACTGGCTTGCTTAACTTCATCAAGATATTgacctcatgtgccttcagagcaTGCCCTGTATACATGTGCATAGAATCCAGCCTTGAAAGGAAAGAGGAAGTGATGGTAAGATCTGGTAGTGATGCTGACAAAGGAGGTTACCATCTTTTTTTCGGGAAGTAACTTTCTTAAGTTTTCTCTTAGTCATATTCTTCTCTTCTCCACGCTTGCCATAGCTGCTGTGTTGCAGGATATTGGCTCAGCATTTGTGACGAAATGGACTGGGAACAGCTTGACATGAACCCCAGAGTGATTGCAGCAATTAAGAAAGGTAATTTGGCTATTTACTCCTATTCTCATGTTT
The Podarcis muralis chromosome 1, rPodMur119.hap1.1, whole genome shotgun sequence DNA segment above includes these coding regions:
- the ZFYVE21 gene encoding zinc finger FYVE domain-containing protein 21 isoform X2, with protein sequence MSGREALDAKKLVRSPSGLRMVPESRSAGSPFGLEEPPWVPDKECPRCMQCNAKFDFITRKHHCRRCGKCFCDKCCSKKVPLPRMCFVDPVRQCAECALISQKEAEFYDKQLKVLMNGATFFVTPGTSEKSEMMVCRLSNNQRYLFLDGESHYEIEIAQISTVQILTEGFTPGGGNTRATGMLLQYKVPGLEELRQFRFTAGEDFNSNKKLSATWLAAMHKAAKLLYESRDQ